In Glycine max cultivar Williams 82 chromosome 7, Glycine_max_v4.0, whole genome shotgun sequence, a single window of DNA contains:
- the LOC100802289 gene encoding polyphenol oxidase A1, chloroplastic gives MASISSHPSFSSLLSFSASFSIPSMFPTSQKPCQPSKPKRGRHASKVACNGNPNPRNRRDILIGLGGLYGATTLSGNSTGSAFGAPVSPPDPTNCVPPLLPGENDVNCCPPSPIVDFEFPSHKRLRHRRPAQWVDDDYLNKYKEAVRLMRALPLDDPRNFMQQAKIHCAYCHNGYRQKGFPDHNLQVHGNWLFAPFHRWYLYFHERILGSLIGDPTFALPFWNWDNPPGMAMPAIYTDENSPLYDPFRNALHQPPVIVDLANEANILDPSKQIVNNEITMFRHVVIEGISPSLFLGKPYYAGCEPNNPGAGSLEKGPHNNVHRWTGDPTQPHRIDMGYLAWAARDPIFFAHHSNVDRIWNIWKTIPGGFRRDFNDDDWLESSFLFYDENKNLVRVKIKDCLDSRKLGYDYEYVDDTPWLNVRPRPKYAVPLPLPFPLPQPLPFPLTLNSIQRTTVKRPKKEESWSEVEKAEVLVMEVEYDMTEDVKFDVFINDQGDDEIGPEDSEFAGSFMTLAHSHGHQSKRTTTSLRLAITDLLKDLHALDDESIAVTLAPRYGNKPVTIKGIKIKLVPLVEYVNV, from the coding sequence ATGGCTTCTATATCATCACATCCATCCTTCTCGTCCCTCCTCAGTTTCTCTGCATCCTTTTCCATTCCTTCCATGTTTCCAACGTCTCAAAAACCATGCCAACCTAGCAAACCAAAACGTGGTCGTCATGCTTCAAAAGTTGCATGCAATGGTAACCCTAACCCTAGAAATAGGAGGGACATTTTGATTGGCCTTGGAGGACTTTATGGTGCTACTACTCTTAGTGGTAACAGCACCGGTTCAGCCTTTGGTGCTCCGGTGTCTCCTCCAGACCCAACTAACTGTGTTCCGCCACTATTGCCGGGCGAAAATGATGTCAATTGTTGCCCTCCATCCCCAATCGTAGACTTCGAGTTCCCTTCACACAAAAGACTTCGACATAGACGACCTGCACAATGGGTCGATGATGATTACCTAAACAAGTACAAGGAAGCCGTTAGGCTCATGAGAGCCCTTCCACTTGATGATCCTCGAAATTTCATGCAACAGGCAAAAATTCATTGTGCTTACTGTCATAATGGCTATCGCCAAAAAGGTTTCCCTGATCATAATCTCCAAGTCCACGGCAATTGGCTATTCGCCCCCTTCCATCGTTGGTACCTCTACTTCCATGAGAGAATCTTGGGGAGCTTGATCGGTGACCCAACTTTTGCTCTTCCATTTTGGAACTGGGACAATCCCCCAGGCATGGCAATGCCAGCCATTTACACTGATGAAAATTCCCCTCTCTATGACCCTTTCAGGAATGCCCTCCATCAACCACCAGTTATTGTAGACCTAGCCAACGAGGCCAATATTCTTGACCCAAGTAAGCAAATCGTGAACAACGAAATTACAATGTTCAGGCATGTTGTTATTGAGGGGATAAGCCCTAGCCTCTTCCTCGGAAAACCCTACTATGCTGGATGTGAGCCAAATAACCCTGGTGCTGGCTCTCTAGAAAAAGGTCCGCACAATAATGTCCACAGATGGACTGGTGATCCCACACAACCTCATAGGATCGACATGGGGTATTTGGCTTGGGCTGCAAGAGACCCCATTTTCTTTGCTCACCATTCAAACGTGGATAGGATATGGAACATATGGAAAACAATACCGGGAGGGTTTAGAAGAGATTTCAACGATGATGATTGGTTAGAGTCCAGCTTTCTCTTCTACGATGAGAACAAGAACCTTGTGCGTGTGAAGATCAAAGATTGTCTTGACTCCAGAAAGTTGGGGTATGATTACGAATATGTTGATGACACGCCATGGCTGAATGTTCGTCCTAGACCCAAATATGCGGTTCCTCTCCCCCTCCCGTTTCCACTTCCACAACCTTTGCCGTTCCCTCTCACTTTGAATTCCATTCAACGTACAACTGTGAAGAGGCCAAAGAAGGAGGAGTCATGGAGCGAGGTAGAAAAGGCGGAGGTGTTAGTGATGGAAGTTGAGTATGATATGACTGAGGATGTGAAATTTGATGTGTTTATCAACGACCAAGGTGACGATGAGATAGGACCCGAGGATTCGGAGTTTGCGGGAAGCTTTATGACCTTGGCTCATTCGCATGGGCACCAAAGCAAGAGGACAACAACTTCTCTTAGATTGGCAATAACGGATCTGTTGAAAGATTTGCATGCACTGGACGATGAAAGTATTGCGGTCACACTGGCTCCAAGATATGGGAACAAGCCTGTCACAATTAAGGGCATAAAGATAAAGCTTGTCCCTCTGGTGGAGTATGTTAATGTATAA